In a single window of the Campylobacter fetus subsp. testudinum 03-427 genome:
- a CDS encoding putative protein (UPF0029 domain) (Pfam match to PF01205.15 UPF0029) yields MFIVNQIYNSSKEIKKSNFISYLCPINEFETLHKKLKEEHPKAAHIVWAYRNYNKHFQIVENSSDDGEPKSSSGPPCLDVLRGANLINTGVFVVRYFGGVKLGVGGLVRAYSSSANLAINSANLIKFEIQDECLFFIPFALLTRFNHYFEKHGLKDEKKEFVEQGSIYTFKFKKEDFEEFFKFAKDFEVEGFYFLAVPIFAKEII; encoded by the coding sequence ATGTTTATAGTAAATCAAATTTATAACAGCTCAAAAGAGATAAAAAAATCAAATTTTATAAGCTATTTATGCCCTATAAATGAATTTGAAACTCTTCACAAAAAGCTAAAAGAAGAACACCCAAAAGCAGCCCACATAGTATGGGCGTATAGAAATTACAACAAACATTTCCAAATAGTAGAAAATTCCAGCGATGATGGTGAGCCAAAAAGCAGCTCTGGACCACCTTGTCTTGATGTATTAAGAGGAGCAAACCTTATAAATACAGGAGTTTTTGTTGTGCGGTATTTTGGAGGAGTAAAACTAGGAGTCGGCGGACTTGTACGAGCATACTCAAGCAGTGCAAATTTAGCGATAAATAGCGCAAATTTAATCAAATTCGAGATACAAGACGAATGTCTATTTTTTATACCATTTGCTTTGCTGACGCGTTTCAACCATTATTTTGAAAAGCACGGCTTAAAAGATGAAAAAAAGGAATTTGTAGAGCAAGGATCTATTTATACTTTTAAATTTAAAAAAGAAGATTTTGAAGAGTTTTTTAAATTTGCAAAAGATTTTGAAGTAGAAGGGTTTTACTTTCTTGCTGTGCCGATATTTGCCAAAGAAATTATCTAA
- the galU gene encoding UTP--glucose-1-phosphate uridylyltransferase (Pfam match to PF00483.19 NTP_transferase): MIQTCLFPAAGYGTRFLPATKSLPKEMLPILTKPLIHYGVDEAREAGMKNMAFVTGRGKRALEDYFDISYELEHQIAGTKKEYLLTEIRDLMSSCSFSFTRQSSMKGLGDAIYTGRTLVGDEAFGVILADDLCINEDGENVLAQMAKIYEKYRCSIVAVMEVPKESISSYGVVNGKFIEDDLLMVNDMIEKPSPDEAPTNLAIIGRYILTPDIFEILESTKPGKNGEIQITDALLKQAQNGMVLAYKFKGRRFDCGSVSGFVEATNFFYESDNGSK; the protein is encoded by the coding sequence ATGATACAAACTTGCCTTTTTCCCGCTGCTGGTTATGGTACGAGATTTCTTCCGGCTACAAAAAGTTTGCCAAAAGAGATGCTTCCTATACTTACTAAGCCGCTTATCCACTATGGTGTAGATGAGGCAAGGGAAGCAGGTATGAAAAATATGGCATTTGTCACTGGTCGAGGGAAAAGAGCTTTGGAGGATTATTTTGATATAAGCTATGAGCTTGAACATCAAATAGCCGGCACTAAAAAAGAGTATCTTCTTACTGAGATAAGAGATCTTATGAGTTCTTGCAGCTTTTCATTTACTCGTCAAAGTAGTATGAAAGGTCTAGGAGATGCGATATATACTGGTAGAACTTTGGTAGGAGATGAAGCTTTTGGGGTTATACTTGCCGATGATTTGTGTATAAATGAAGATGGTGAGAATGTTCTAGCTCAGATGGCGAAAATTTATGAAAAATACCGCTGTAGCATAGTAGCAGTTATGGAAGTTCCTAAAGAGAGTATCAGTAGTTATGGTGTTGTAAATGGTAAGTTTATAGAAGATGATCTTTTAATGGTAAATGATATGATAGAAAAACCAAGTCCAGATGAAGCTCCTACAAATCTTGCTATCATAGGCAGATATATACTTACTCCTGATATATTTGAGATATTAGAATCTACAAAACCGGGCAAAAATGGTGAAATTCAGATAACAGACGCACTTTTAAAACAGGCTCAAAACGGTATGGTTTTAGCTTATAAATTTAAAGGAAGAAGATTTGATTGCGGTTCTGTTAGTGGATTTGTCGAAGCTACGAATTTCTTCTATGAGAGTGACAATGGTAGTAAATGA